In one Lycium barbarum isolate Lr01 chromosome 7, ASM1917538v2, whole genome shotgun sequence genomic region, the following are encoded:
- the LOC132603560 gene encoding small ribosomal subunit protein eS7-like, with amino-acid sequence MYTSRQKIHKDKDAEPTEFEESVAQALFDMENTNQELKSELKDLYINAALQIDVSGNRKAVVIHVPYRLRKAFRKVHVRLVRELEKKFSGKDVIFIATRRITRPPKRGSAAQRPRSRTLTSVHDAILEDLVVPAEIVGKRTRYRVDGSKIMKVILDPKERNNTEYKLETFSAVYRKLSGKDVVFEYPNAEA; translated from the exons ATGTACACGTCCAGGCAAAAGATTCACAAAGATAAGGATGCTGAACCTACTGAATTTGAGGAGTCTGTTGCACAG GCTTTATTTGATATGGAAAACACCAACCAAGAGCTGAAAAGCGAATTGAAGGACCTTTACATCAATGCCGCATT ACAAATTGATGTGTCAGGAAACAGGAAGGCTGTTGTTATCCATGTCCCCTACAGACTTAGAAAAGCTTTCCGCAAGGTCCATGTCCGCCTTGTTAGGGAACTGGAGAAGAAGTTCAGTGGGAAG GATGTAATCTTCATTGCTACGCGGAGAATAACGAGGCCTCCAAAGAGAGGCTCTGCTGCTCAACGGCCCCGTAGCAGAACTCTTACTTCTGTTCATGATGCCATATTGGAGGACTTGGTTGTACCTGCTGAGATTGTTGGAAAGCGTACTAGGTATCGCGTTGATGGATCCAAGATAATGAAG GTAATCTTGGACCCAAAGGAACGAAACAACACCGAGTACAAGCTGGAGACTTTTTCAGCTGTTTACAGGAAACTATCGGGCAAAGATGTTGTGTTTGAGTACCCCAATGCCGAGGCTTAG